In Nitrospira sp., the DNA window CCTGAGCATCGCCACGATGACGGTCGTATTGTCGGTGCCCCCGGCGGCATTCGACAGGGCGATGAGACGGTCGGAGACGGTTTGTGGATCGGAAGACTCCTGCACGGCGCGGAGGATCGTGTCGGCCGAAACGCCGGCGGTCAGGCCGTCGGAGCAGAGGAGGAACATATCGCCGTCCAACACGGGGAGTTCTCCCAGCTCGACCTCCACCAGAGGATGCACGCCGACGGCGCGGGTCAACACATGCTTGTGCGGTGCGCGCGTCGCGTCATGGGCGGTCAGCAGTCCGGACTGCACCTGCTCCTGGACCAGAGAATGGTCTGTCGTCAGGAGTTGCAGCGCATTGCCGCGGATCAAATAGAGGCGACTGTCGCCCACGTGGGCGATCGAGAGGATCGGCCCGACCAGCCAGGCCGCCACGACCGTGGTGCCCATGCCGGCGTATTCGGCATGACGCGCCGCCTCCTGATGCACCTTGTGATTGGCCAGCCGGACGGCGCTCGCCAGCCGGTTGGTGGCGGATGAGAACTCCGGTCGTACGGCGCCGATCAGGGGGAGAGACGGGTCGGCTCCGGCCTCCGCCAGGTGGCGTGGAATGATGTCGATGACGCGGCTGCTGGCGACCTCTCCTGCACGGTGGCCACCCATTCCGTCACAGACCACAAAGAGACCGGCGGAGGGATCGGCATGAAAGCGATCTTCGTTGTGCGCGCGGGTCAACCCGACGTCGGAGGTCGCTCCATGTGTCACGTACAAGGAGTGCATGGTCGGGCCTACCTCGGCATGATCTGAAACACGTCACGGAGGTCCTGCGCCATATCGCTGGCATGTCGGTATCGGTTCGGAATTTCTTTCTGGAGTGCGCGATCGAGGATGGCTTGGACCCTGGTGGGAAGATCGCGGCGGTATTTCATCAGCGGGGCATGCGGAGCTTTGGCGATGCGCGTGACGAGCGCCGGCATGTTTTCCGCGTCGAACGGCCGTTCACCGGTCAACAATTCGAAGAGCACGATGCCGAGGGAAAAAACATCGGACCGGCCGTCCACATCTTTTCCCGTGGCCTGCTCCGGCG includes these proteins:
- a CDS encoding Stp1/IreP family PP2C-type Ser/Thr phosphatase; the protein is MHSLYVTHGATSDVGLTRAHNEDRFHADPSAGLFVVCDGMGGHRAGEVASSRVIDIIPRHLAEAGADPSLPLIGAVRPEFSSATNRLASAVRLANHKVHQEAARHAEYAGMGTTVVAAWLVGPILSIAHVGDSRLYLIRGNALQLLTTDHSLVQEQVQSGLLTAHDATRAPHKHVLTRAVGVHPLVEVELGELPVLDGDMFLLCSDGLTAGVSADTILRAVQESSDPQTVSDRLIALSNAAGGTDNTTVIVAMLRQRKPGMWYRMCAQLFSAPTTESS